The genomic DNA CGCACCGTGCCCGCTGCCGCGGTGCAGCTGCCGGCGCTGCGCTGGCTGATCCTGACCGACAACCAGATCGAGACAATGCCCGAGGCGCTGGGCCAGTGCACCGCCATGCAGAAGCTCATGCTCGCCGGCAATCAAATGCGTGCGCTGCCGGAATCGCTGGCGGCCTGCGGCCGGCTCGAACTGCTGCGCATTTCGGCCAACCGTTTCGAGGCGCTGCCCCCATGGCTGCTTGCGCTGCCGCGCCTGTCGTGGCTCGCGGGCGCAGGCAACCCCTTCGATAGGCAGGCCGAAGAAACGGCCATCGCCGCGCCGTCGGTGCCGCACGTCGACTGGCGCGGCCTGGCGCTGGGACAGAAGCTCGGCGAAGGCGCATCGGGGGTCATCCACGAGGCGGTGCTGGGCCCCGCGTCGCAGCCGGTGGCCGTCAAGCTGTTCAAGGGCGCAGTCACCAGCGACGGCTGGCCGCACAGCGAGATGGCCGCCAGCATCGCGGCCGGCGCGCATCCGACGCTGATCGCCGCGCAAGGCCGGATCGACGGCCACCCCGAAGGCACCCAGGGCCTGGTCATGGCGCTGGTGGATCCGTCTTTCCGCACGCTCGCCGGCCCGCCCAGCCTCGCGTCCTGCACGCGCGACGTCTATGCGGACGATGCGCAGTGGACCTCCGGCGTGGCATTGCGCATCGCCCGCGACATCGCGTCCGCCATGCAGCACCTGCATGCACGCGGCATCCTGCACGGCGACCTCTATGCGCACAACATCCTCTGGAATGCGCAGGGCGGCGGACTGCTCGGCGACTTCGGCGCGGCCTGGATGACCGGCGCGCTCGACGCGGCGCAGGCCCGGGCACTGCAGCGGCTGGAAATGCGCGCCTTCGGCTGCCTGCTGGAAGAACTGCTCGAGCGCTGCGGCGATGCACCGCCGCAGGCGATGGTCGTGCTGAAGGACCGCTGCATGCAGGCCGACGTGTCCGCACGGCCCTCGTTCGCCGAGGCCTTGGCACTGCTGCAGGGCGAGCTCCCGCCATGACAGGCCAGCGCCTGCCCCTGCCCACGCGCGACGGCGTCGGCCCGAGCTGCGTCGGCCTTCCGCAAGGCGCATGGCCCACCATCGCCGAGTTCCTGATCGAACGCTTCCCCGCGATCACGCGCGAAGCCTGGATGGCCCGCATGGAGGCCCGCGACGTGGTCGACGAGCACGGCGTGCCCGTGACCGCGCAGCGCCGCTACCAGGCGCCCCTGCGCGTGTACTACTACCGCACGCTCGATGCCGAGGTGCGCATTCCCTTCGACGAGCAGGTGCTGTTCCAGGACGACCAGCTCGTGGTGGCGGACAAGCCCCCGTTCCTGCCCGTCACCCCCACCGGCAAGTACCTGCAGGAAAGCCTGCTGGTGCGGCTCAAGCGCAAGCTGAAGCTCGACGACCTGGTGCCGCTGCACCGCATCGACCGCAGCACGGCGGGGCTGGTGCTGTTCTCGGTGCGGCCCGACACGCGCGGCGCCTACCAGGCCATGTTCCCCGAGCGCCGCATCGACAAGCACTACGAGGCCGTGGTGCCGTGGCAGCCGGGCGTGTCGTCGGTGCCCGGCACCTACCGCAGCCGGCTGGTGGACGACGACCACTTCATGCGCGTGAAGGAAGAGGCCGGCGAACCCAATTCCGAAACGCGCATCGCCGTGGTACAGACGGCGGGCGGCCACGCCTTGCTCAGGCTCTCGCCGGTGACCGGCCGCAAGCACCAGCTGCGGGTGCACTGCATGGCACTGGGCATGCCGATCGTCAACGATCCGTTCTACCCCACGCTGCTGCCGCCCGACAGCGACGATTTCGACAAGCCTTTGCAGCTGCTGGCCAAGTCGGTGGCGTTCCAGGATCCGGTGAGCGGCGCGCTGCGCAGCTTCACGAGCCCGCGCAGCCTGGCACTGCCGCCAAGGTGACGCCCCGCGGGCACGCCGCGCACTAAGCTCGTTTCCTGAGAACTTTCATTCAGGAGACACCTGCACCATGGACACCACCCAACTCTTCTCGCTGAAGGGCCGCAGCGCCTTGATCACCGGCGGCTCGCGCGGCATCGGCCGCATGATTGCCGAGGGCTTCCTGGCCCAGGGCGCGCGCGTGTACATCTCGGCGCGCAAGGCCGCGGCCTGCGACCAGACCGCCAGGGAGCTTTCGGCCTTCGGCCATTGCGTGTCGCTGCCGGCCGACGTGTCCACGCTGGAAGGCGCGCAGGCGCTGGTCGATGCCTATGCGAAGCATGAAGACGCGCTCGACATCCTGGTCAACAACGCCGGCGCGGCCTGGGGCGCGCCGTACGACGAGTTTCCCGAGAGCGGCTGGGACAAGGTGGTGGACCTGAACCTGAAGACGCCGTTCTTCCTGACGAAGGCACTGACGCCGATGCTCAAGAAGGCGGCGACCGATCACCTCGCGAAGGTGATCAACATTGCATCGATCGACGGCATCTCGGTGAATCCGCAGGAGACTTATTCATATGCGGCGAGCAAGGCCGGCCTGATCCAGCTCACGCGGCGCATGGCGCTGCGGCTCGCGCAGGAGCGGATCGTGGTGAGCGCGATTGCGCCCGGGGCTTTTGCCTCGGACATGAACAAGCTGGCGCGCGACCATGGCGACGAGGTGAAGGAGCGGATTCCCGCGGGGCGCATCGGGGTGCCGGAGGACATGGCGGGGGCGGCCATTTATCTCGCCTCCCGGGCGGGGGACTATGTGATGGGGTCTACGTTGGTGGTGGATGGGGGGGTTACGCACGCTCGGTGAGCTTTTGGGTTCCGGGGCCGGGTCTCGCCCCGGCCCCAAAACACAAAAGAAAGCAAGCAATCAAGACCACCGAGGCACAGCCTCATCCTTGAGCTGCTGCCTGAGCAAGTCATAGTCCGGCACCACGCTCTCCACCGTATCCCAGAACCGCTGCGAATGATCCATCACCCGCAGGTGCGCCAGTTCGTGCGCCACCACATAGTCGATCACCGGCAGGCGAAAGTGGATCAAGCGCCAGTTCAGCCGGATCGACCCATCCGCGCTCGCGCTCCCCCAGCGCGTTGCGGCATTCGAGAGCGACAGCTTCTGCCACCGCACCCCGAGCCGGGGCGCGAAGTGGTCGAGCCGTTCGATGAAGAGCCGCCGCGCCTGCCGCACGAGCCAGGCCTGGGCGGCATCGCGGATCTGCGAGGCCTCGGCGTTCTGCGCCACGGCCAGGCGCAAAGTGCGCGGCCCGGCGCCGTCATCGCTCGCATCGAGCGTGCCGCCCACGCTTGCAAAGCCGTGCTTCGGATCGAGGCGGATCACGACCGTCTCGCCCATGAACGGAAACTCCGCGCCATCCTTCCAGTCGATGCGCGTGGCCTCGACGCGTGCGTGGCGCTGCTGCGTCTCCAGCAGCTTGCGCAGGATCCAGCCGGACTTCTCCTGGATGGCGGCGTCGACGTCGCGCAGCGTGACCCAGCGCGGCGCGCGCACCGACAGGCCTTCGGCGCCCACCACGAAGCCGATGGTCTTGCGCTTGCCGCGCTTGAACTCGTAGGCCACGCGCGCCGATCCCAGCACCGCTTCGCGCGTGGCCTGCGGGTGCACGAAGCTCGCGAGCGCAAGCGTGTCGCGCAGCGGAACGGCGGGCTGCGCGGGACCGGCATCCCCGGCCCAGCCTTGCCGCGCATCGGCCACCGGGGGTTGGGGCACGGCCGGCGGCGCCGCTTTTTTCCTGACCTTCTTGCCGCGCGGCTCGCTCGGCTTGGCCGGCGCAAACTCGTTGCCCAGCCCTTCGAACAGGTCCATCGTGAACTGAAGCAGTCCCCGCATCTCGGGCTCTTTCTTTTTTTCTACTTCAACGCCTCTTGCGGCGCCTGCGGCAGCGGCAGGCTGTCGCGGTAGGCCTCGGGGTCGAGCCGGCGCATCTCGGATTCGATCCAGGCCTCGACCTCGCGCATCAGCTCGTCGGGCTTGCGGCCCACGCTGGAAATGGCCGGGCCGATCGACACGTCGACCACACCGGGGCGCTTGATGAACGCCTTGCGCGGCCAGACCTTGGCCGAGGTGACGGCAATGGGAATCACCGGCACGCCGGTCTCGCATGCGAGCCGCGTGCCGCCGCTCTTGTAGGTGCCCTTCTGGCCGCGCGGAATGCGGGTGCCTTCGGGAAACATGATGATCCAGATGCCCTGCGCGAGCAGCTTGCGGCCCTGGTTCACGACCTTGTTGAAGGCCTGCGCGCGCTGGCTGCGGTCGATGTGGATCATGTCGAGCCGGGCCATGGCCCAGCCGAAGAAGGGCACGTAGATCAGTTCCTTCTTGAACACGAAGGCCAGCGGATGCGGCATCAGCGTGGGCATCAGGAAGGTCTCGAAGGTCGACTGGTGCTTCACCAGCAGGACCGCGCCGGCCAGCTTGTCGGCGGGCAGGTTTTCCATGCCGGTCACGCGCGTCTGGATGCCCAGCAGCACGCGCGCGCCGCCGATGGCCCAGCTGAGCCACTGCACCGCCATCCAGTAGAGCGGGATGCCGCGCTTCCAGAGCGAACTGACGCACATGATGATGCCCCAGGGCACCACGGTGACGAGCATCCACAGGGCATGGACAACGGAACGGATAAACGCCATCAGACAGCCACCTGCAGTGCAGCCTGCGCTTCGCGCGCAAGCAGGAAGTCGACAAAGGCGGCGAGGTTCTCGTGAACCAGGGTGTTCGCCGGGTATTCGGGGGGCAGCGGATCGACGCCGCGGCAGGCCGCGCCCATGCCGGTGAGCAGCAGGTGCGGCTCGCAGCCGGCGGCCGCGCCGGCCTGCAGGTCGCGCAGGCTGTCGCCCGCGGTGGGCACGTCCTTCAGGTCGATGCCGTAGCGGTCGCCGATCTGGCGGAACAGTCCCGGCGCGGGCTTGCGGCAATCGCAGCCCTCGTCGGGGCTGTGCGGGCAATAGAAGACCGCATCGACCCGCCCGCCCACGGCCGCGAGCATCTTGTGCATCTTGGCGTGCATGGCGTTGAGCGAGGCCATGTCGAACAGGCCCCGG from Variovorax sp. V93 includes the following:
- a CDS encoding lysophospholipid acyltransferase family protein translates to MAFIRSVVHALWMLVTVVPWGIIMCVSSLWKRGIPLYWMAVQWLSWAIGGARVLLGIQTRVTGMENLPADKLAGAVLLVKHQSTFETFLMPTLMPHPLAFVFKKELIYVPFFGWAMARLDMIHIDRSQRAQAFNKVVNQGRKLLAQGIWIIMFPEGTRIPRGQKGTYKSGGTRLACETGVPVIPIAVTSAKVWPRKAFIKRPGVVDVSIGPAISSVGRKPDELMREVEAWIESEMRRLDPEAYRDSLPLPQAPQEALK
- a CDS encoding M48 family metallopeptidase; amino-acid sequence: MDLFEGLGNEFAPAKPSEPRGKKVRKKAAPPAVPQPPVADARQGWAGDAGPAQPAVPLRDTLALASFVHPQATREAVLGSARVAYEFKRGKRKTIGFVVGAEGLSVRAPRWVTLRDVDAAIQEKSGWILRKLLETQQRHARVEATRIDWKDGAEFPFMGETVVIRLDPKHGFASVGGTLDASDDGAGPRTLRLAVAQNAEASQIRDAAQAWLVRQARRLFIERLDHFAPRLGVRWQKLSLSNAATRWGSASADGSIRLNWRLIHFRLPVIDYVVAHELAHLRVMDHSQRFWDTVESVVPDYDLLRQQLKDEAVPRWS
- a CDS encoding leucine-rich repeat-containing protein kinase family protein, which produces MDTLAELRAGRLAGARRIDLSCGLTEFPREIFGLADSLETLNLSGNALDALPADLGRLHRLRVLFCSDNRFTQLPESIGQCRALEMVGFKANRIRTVPAAAVQLPALRWLILTDNQIETMPEALGQCTAMQKLMLAGNQMRALPESLAACGRLELLRISANRFEALPPWLLALPRLSWLAGAGNPFDRQAEETAIAAPSVPHVDWRGLALGQKLGEGASGVIHEAVLGPASQPVAVKLFKGAVTSDGWPHSEMAASIAAGAHPTLIAAQGRIDGHPEGTQGLVMALVDPSFRTLAGPPSLASCTRDVYADDAQWTSGVALRIARDIASAMQHLHARGILHGDLYAHNILWNAQGGGLLGDFGAAWMTGALDAAQARALQRLEMRAFGCLLEELLERCGDAPPQAMVVLKDRCMQADVSARPSFAEALALLQGELPP
- a CDS encoding SDR family oxidoreductase, coding for MDTTQLFSLKGRSALITGGSRGIGRMIAEGFLAQGARVYISARKAAACDQTARELSAFGHCVSLPADVSTLEGAQALVDAYAKHEDALDILVNNAGAAWGAPYDEFPESGWDKVVDLNLKTPFFLTKALTPMLKKAATDHLAKVINIASIDGISVNPQETYSYAASKAGLIQLTRRMALRLAQERIVVSAIAPGAFASDMNKLARDHGDEVKERIPAGRIGVPEDMAGAAIYLASRAGDYVMGSTLVVDGGVTHAR
- a CDS encoding pseudouridine synthase, which produces MTGQRLPLPTRDGVGPSCVGLPQGAWPTIAEFLIERFPAITREAWMARMEARDVVDEHGVPVTAQRRYQAPLRVYYYRTLDAEVRIPFDEQVLFQDDQLVVADKPPFLPVTPTGKYLQESLLVRLKRKLKLDDLVPLHRIDRSTAGLVLFSVRPDTRGAYQAMFPERRIDKHYEAVVPWQPGVSSVPGTYRSRLVDDDHFMRVKEEAGEPNSETRIAVVQTAGGHALLRLSPVTGRKHQLRVHCMALGMPIVNDPFYPTLLPPDSDDFDKPLQLLAKSVAFQDPVSGALRSFTSPRSLALPPR
- the gmhB gene encoding D-glycero-beta-D-manno-heptose 1,7-bisphosphate 7-phosphatase, whose amino-acid sequence is MGGTSMKLVILDRNGTINVHREDFVKSDIEWTPLPGALEAVARLNHAGWHVVIASNQSGLGRGLFDMASLNAMHAKMHKMLAAVGGRVDAVFYCPHSPDEGCDCRKPAPGLFRQIGDRYGIDLKDVPTAGDSLRDLQAGAAAGCEPHLLLTGMGAACRGVDPLPPEYPANTLVHENLAAFVDFLLAREAQAALQVAV